The following proteins are encoded in a genomic region of Thermogemmatispora onikobensis:
- a CDS encoding 2-oxo acid dehydrogenase subunit E2 — MATRVIMPALGMAQETGKILRWLKREGEPVTQGEALAEVETDKATVELEAPASGLLSAVSAREGEDIPVGQQIALILAPGEQPASSSPAAAVPGRPDKTVEPFPPMPTDEYVRSPGRLVSPLAARIAADHQIDLRQLQPQGRRIHKADVLAYLASRQEQVPEPDKRQAVAVDQGPTVTGSTARWSGRARLLAASPKARRLAAELGQDLEALARAGLGRGPEGAILAADVLAAASPQAEGAVPSAAPQPAAVAGETAETPTLSQVWRLMAERTTQSWQQVPHFFLLREARAERLLAWHQAMRRRCSSEVTYTDLLVRVVAAALHAHPQINASWQDGRLVRREAINIGLAVATAEGLVVPVIHEADQLSLRALVEMRKELVERARSRRLRPQDLQGGTFTISNLGMYGVDAFNAIINAPQAAILAVGRISERVIAVAGQPVVAPTMLLSLSCDHRAIDGASGAQFLATLVELLEEPLGLLS; from the coding sequence ATGGCGACCAGGGTCATCATGCCCGCGTTAGGAATGGCCCAGGAGACAGGGAAGATTCTGCGCTGGCTCAAGCGGGAGGGCGAGCCAGTGACCCAGGGTGAAGCGCTGGCCGAGGTCGAGACAGACAAGGCGACCGTCGAACTGGAGGCGCCAGCCTCGGGTCTGCTGAGTGCGGTCTCTGCCAGGGAAGGGGAGGACATTCCCGTTGGGCAGCAGATTGCCCTGATTCTGGCCCCCGGAGAGCAGCCTGCCTCTTCTAGCCCGGCGGCAGCCGTCCCGGGGCGGCCAGACAAGACGGTGGAACCCTTTCCCCCTATGCCCACGGACGAGTATGTGCGCAGCCCGGGGAGGCTGGTTTCTCCTCTGGCTGCGCGCATCGCCGCCGACCATCAGATTGATCTGCGTCAGCTCCAGCCCCAGGGGCGGCGCATTCACAAAGCGGATGTTCTGGCTTATCTGGCCAGTCGTCAGGAGCAGGTGCCAGAGCCGGATAAGAGGCAGGCTGTCGCTGTTGACCAGGGACCGACAGTCACCGGGTCCACTGCTCGCTGGTCAGGTAGGGCACGCCTGCTGGCGGCCTCACCCAAGGCCAGGCGCCTGGCGGCTGAGTTGGGGCAGGATCTGGAGGCCCTCGCCCGTGCTGGTCTCGGCAGAGGCCCCGAGGGGGCCATCCTGGCTGCTGACGTCTTGGCCGCCGCCTCCCCCCAGGCGGAGGGAGCAGTGCCATCAGCCGCCCCTCAGCCAGCGGCAGTCGCTGGTGAAACGGCAGAGACCCCCACGCTGAGTCAAGTCTGGCGCCTCATGGCTGAGCGCACCACCCAAAGCTGGCAGCAGGTGCCACATTTCTTCCTGCTGCGTGAGGCCCGGGCGGAGCGACTGCTCGCCTGGCATCAAGCCATGCGGCGGCGCTGTTCATCCGAGGTCACCTATACCGATCTGCTCGTGCGCGTGGTGGCTGCGGCTCTGCACGCCCACCCCCAGATCAATGCCTCCTGGCAAGATGGGCGCCTGGTCCGTCGTGAGGCGATCAACATCGGCCTGGCCGTTGCCACGGCTGAGGGGCTGGTCGTGCCAGTCATCCATGAAGCTGATCAGTTGAGTTTGCGCGCCCTGGTCGAGATGCGCAAAGAGCTGGTTGAGCGGGCGCGCAGCCGGCGTCTGCGTCCCCAGGATCTGCAGGGAGGCACCTTCACCATCAGCAACCTGGGCATGTACGGCGTCGATGCCTTCAACGCCATCATCAATGCGCCCCAGGCTGCCATCCTGGCCGTCGGACGCATCAGCGAGCGCGTCATTGCCGTCGCCGGTCAGCCGGTCGTTGCGCCTACCATGTTGCTGAGTCTTTCCTGCGACCATCGCGCCATCGATGGGGCCAGCGGCGCACAGTTCCTGGCCACCCTGGTTGAGCTGCTAGAAGAACCGCTGGGGCTGCTCTCCTGA
- a CDS encoding amino acid ABC transporter substrate-binding protein: MKSFRLFITITVLLILVLTACSAAQSTGSSSSSANELPPAGQPIVIGGTLGLTGAYAGPSADYKATYDYWLQQVNSHGGLLGHPVKMIIYDDESNPATAQSLYQRLIHQDKVNLLLSPYTTAIGGAVLPIAAANHMILWNGGFVGIKLFKSTEWMIGSYTYQEPDYSRGVFEMIDSLPASERPTRVGIVTEQNPFTLAVRDGYQGQGGVINFARQRGMQIVLNEEYPPTATDVSGLIQRAKAAKVDLFFALSLPNPAALIARTAYSLGFKPKIYCACGSLVTSLPYWAQLGPAGEGIFSTAMAVPSDNYDGIKDLFTMLQQVRHEAVFSQYAAVAMTILQVMQQAVEGARTLDQQQLRAYVLSHRFNTVNGPLTFDQYGMPHYNAVLVQYLNGKNEVVWPSSRATARPQLQ; this comes from the coding sequence ATGAAGTCTTTTCGTCTCTTCATCACGATAACCGTGCTGCTGATCCTGGTGCTGACCGCTTGCAGCGCTGCCCAAAGCACTGGCAGCAGCTCCAGCTCAGCGAACGAGCTGCCGCCGGCAGGTCAGCCGATTGTCATCGGCGGCACCCTTGGCCTGACCGGGGCCTATGCAGGCCCCTCGGCGGACTACAAGGCCACTTATGATTACTGGCTCCAGCAAGTCAACAGCCACGGCGGCCTGCTTGGTCATCCCGTCAAAATGATTATTTACGACGACGAGAGTAACCCGGCCACGGCCCAGAGCCTCTACCAGCGGCTCATCCATCAAGACAAAGTCAACCTCCTGCTCTCGCCCTATACGACAGCCATTGGCGGGGCCGTGCTGCCCATTGCTGCCGCCAACCACATGATCCTCTGGAACGGCGGCTTTGTAGGCATCAAGCTCTTCAAAAGCACAGAGTGGATGATTGGCTCCTACACCTACCAGGAGCCTGACTACAGTCGCGGCGTCTTCGAGATGATCGACTCCCTGCCCGCCAGCGAGCGGCCCACGCGCGTCGGTATCGTCACCGAGCAGAATCCCTTTACGCTGGCCGTGCGCGACGGCTACCAGGGTCAGGGCGGCGTCATCAACTTTGCCAGGCAGCGCGGGATGCAAATCGTCCTCAATGAAGAATATCCACCCACGGCCACCGATGTCAGTGGCCTGATCCAGCGGGCCAAGGCGGCCAAGGTCGATCTCTTCTTCGCGCTCTCACTACCCAACCCGGCGGCCCTCATCGCGCGTACCGCCTACTCGCTCGGCTTCAAGCCAAAGATCTACTGCGCCTGTGGCTCGCTAGTGACCTCGCTCCCCTACTGGGCCCAGTTGGGGCCTGCTGGCGAGGGTATTTTCTCGACGGCGATGGCTGTACCCAGCGACAACTACGATGGCATCAAGGATCTCTTCACCATGCTGCAGCAGGTACGGCATGAGGCTGTCTTCAGCCAATATGCCGCCGTGGCCATGACCATTCTGCAGGTCATGCAGCAAGCGGTCGAGGGCGCGCGCACCCTCGATCAGCAGCAACTGCGGGCCTATGTCCTGAGCCATCGCTTCAACACTGTCAATGGACCGCTGACCTTTGATCAATACGGTATGCCCCACTACAATGCCGTGCTCGTGCAATATCTCAACGGCAAAAATGAGGTAGTCTGGCCTTCCAGCCGGGCTACCGCCAGGCCACAACTGCAGTAG
- a CDS encoding ABC transporter ATP-binding protein — protein MEPVLQVDSLSKRFGSIVALERVSFSLEAGSLMGLIGPNGSGKTTLLNTLNGLYRPDSGEIRYRGRSTRNLRPHQLALLGVSRTFQNARVFHTLTVSQNMLVPLVHAHLPGSVARERARQLLTFVGLERYQALPASELSGGQQKLLEFARALMTEPRLVLMDEPFGGVHPEIKALLLERIREAQQDRQVSFIIVSHEIPDLMSLAQTIICMSYGQIIARGTPQEVSEHPDVIAAYLGHAGGRGQAQTLPSSSSSLSSSSALEQAGGQPS, from the coding sequence ATGGAACCTGTCTTGCAGGTCGACTCCCTCTCGAAACGCTTCGGGAGCATTGTGGCGCTAGAGCGCGTCTCGTTTTCGCTGGAGGCTGGCTCTCTCATGGGTCTCATTGGACCCAACGGCTCCGGCAAGACTACCCTGCTCAATACCTTGAATGGCCTCTATCGACCCGATAGCGGAGAAATTCGCTATCGTGGCCGTTCTACACGTAATCTGCGCCCCCATCAGCTGGCCTTGTTGGGCGTCAGTCGCACTTTCCAGAATGCGCGCGTCTTCCACACGCTCACCGTCTCTCAGAATATGCTGGTGCCGCTGGTGCATGCCCATCTTCCAGGTTCCGTTGCCCGAGAGCGGGCTCGCCAGCTACTGACCTTTGTCGGCCTGGAGCGCTATCAAGCCCTGCCGGCCAGCGAGCTGTCTGGTGGTCAGCAGAAGCTGTTAGAGTTCGCTCGGGCCTTAATGACCGAGCCACGACTGGTGCTGATGGACGAGCCGTTCGGAGGCGTCCATCCCGAGATCAAGGCCCTGTTGCTGGAGCGCATCCGCGAGGCGCAGCAAGATCGCCAGGTCTCCTTTATTATCGTCAGCCATGAGATTCCTGACCTGATGAGCCTGGCGCAGACCATCATCTGCATGAGCTACGGCCAGATTATCGCCCGCGGTACCCCCCAGGAGGTCAGCGAGCACCCTGACGTGATCGCCGCCTATCTGGGCCATGCTGGAGGGCGAGGCCAGGCCCAGACCTTGCCTTCGTCCTCATCGTCATTGTCTTCTTCTTCCGCTTTGGAGCAGGCAGGAGGGCAACCGTCATGA
- a CDS encoding ABC transporter ATP-binding protein has product MMRHPADVPAGSGAPSPNGLAAGASAGLSMRGVTAGYYSHDLVLNNVSLLARPGKVTVLLGPNGSGKSTALRVLYGLLRPRSGQILLDGREITAVPPHRRLELGMALLPQGRSVFPELTVQENLEIGGWLLVRDRRRLSAALEAIYARYPLLKEWRQKQAGSLSGGQQRLVEIGRMMMAEPRVILIDEPSVGLAPVIVDQLYEEVARLKEERRTILLVDQNVRAAVALADYVYTLEYGRNNLEGERGAFEDRLEALIKSWLRF; this is encoded by the coding sequence ATGATGAGGCACCCTGCTGACGTGCCGGCAGGCTCTGGCGCGCCGTCGCCTAATGGGCTGGCGGCAGGTGCGAGCGCTGGCTTGAGTATGCGCGGGGTCACTGCCGGCTACTACAGTCACGACCTGGTCCTGAACAACGTCAGCCTCCTGGCCCGTCCAGGGAAAGTGACCGTACTGCTGGGACCGAATGGCTCGGGCAAATCGACGGCCTTGCGCGTCCTCTATGGTCTGCTCAGGCCGCGCAGCGGGCAAATCCTGCTCGACGGACGCGAGATCACTGCAGTGCCGCCTCATCGGCGTCTGGAGCTGGGTATGGCGCTGCTACCGCAGGGCCGCTCGGTCTTTCCCGAGCTGACCGTGCAGGAGAACCTGGAGATCGGCGGCTGGCTCCTGGTGCGCGACCGTCGCCGCCTGAGTGCGGCCCTGGAGGCGATCTACGCGCGCTATCCCTTGCTCAAAGAATGGCGCCAGAAGCAGGCCGGCAGCTTGAGCGGCGGCCAGCAACGTCTGGTCGAGATCGGGCGCATGATGATGGCCGAGCCGCGTGTCATCTTGATCGACGAGCCTTCGGTGGGGCTGGCGCCGGTCATCGTCGACCAGCTCTATGAGGAAGTGGCACGTCTCAAGGAGGAGCGGCGGACCATTCTCCTGGTCGATCAGAATGTGCGCGCCGCCGTGGCCCTGGCCGATTATGTCTACACGCTGGAGTATGGCCGCAACAATCTGGAGGGCGAGCGTGGCGCCTTCGAGGACCGCCTGGAAGCTCTGATCAAGAGCTGGCTGCGCTTTTAG
- a CDS encoding branched-chain amino acid ABC transporter permease, translating into MLTTISLSLLVQALINGLLLGLVYTLISLGLSLTLGIMGVVNVAHSTLIMLGSYLALELLQRLGLDPIISAVVAVPVFFLIGVLLERLLISRVARTSQTTGLLVLFGVLVVIEGAAILRWTTDTQVLSVSYTNASLTLDGIAIAVPRLITAVIALVLVGLLDTFLRSTLYGKAIRAMAQNRDAARISGIDTDRLSLLVFGLATATAGVGGVALAMIFPFDPQDHYRWLAWAFLVVVIGGLGSIRNTLLAGLLIGLIETVSSVLFPFQYVYFIVYLLLVVALLVRGQGLAGSQSRTL; encoded by the coding sequence ATGCTGACAACGATCAGCCTGTCGCTGCTGGTGCAGGCGCTGATCAATGGCTTGCTGCTCGGCCTGGTCTATACCCTGATTTCGCTCGGCCTGAGCCTGACGCTGGGGATCATGGGGGTGGTCAACGTCGCTCACAGCACGCTCATCATGCTTGGCTCCTATCTGGCCTTAGAGCTGCTGCAGCGCCTGGGCCTTGATCCTATCATCAGTGCCGTCGTTGCTGTGCCAGTCTTTTTCCTGATCGGGGTCCTCCTGGAGCGCTTGCTGATCAGCCGCGTGGCGCGTACCTCGCAGACGACGGGCTTGCTGGTGCTCTTTGGGGTCCTGGTGGTGATTGAGGGGGCGGCAATCCTGCGCTGGACGACCGATACGCAGGTGCTCTCGGTGAGCTATACCAATGCCTCCCTGACCCTCGATGGCATCGCCATTGCTGTACCGCGCCTGATTACCGCCGTTATCGCCCTGGTTCTTGTGGGGCTTCTCGATACCTTTCTGCGCTCAACGCTCTATGGCAAGGCCATCCGCGCCATGGCCCAGAACCGCGATGCGGCCCGTATCTCGGGCATTGATACCGATCGTCTCTCACTGCTGGTCTTTGGCCTGGCTACGGCAACTGCCGGCGTTGGGGGCGTGGCACTGGCTATGATCTTTCCTTTTGATCCACAGGACCACTATCGTTGGCTGGCCTGGGCCTTCCTCGTAGTGGTCATCGGCGGCCTGGGCAGCATCCGTAATACGCTGCTGGCCGGCCTGCTCATTGGCCTGATCGAGACCGTGAGTAGTGTCCTCTTTCCTTTTCAGTATGTCTACTTCATCGTCTACCTGCTGCTGGTGGTCGCGCTGCTGGTGCGCGGCCAGGGGCTGGCCGGGAGCCAGAGCCGCACGCTCTGA
- a CDS encoding branched-chain amino acid ABC transporter permease: protein MSSALLERVATGARWRAWLYRGLGAAAALGLLALLGVLIPLDWVTTLSSVFMYIMLAEGWNILGGYAGYLNFGMVTFFGVGAYTAGVLCTQDNVHPLLTIPLAGIGATLVALLVGVPALRLRGVYFAILTLVISFLTQVLVTNLGITGGASGIYMPSLPFDSFTNEQIFYYAFLGLMALTVLLAFIIEHSRFGYALVAIREDEDPAEILGVRTTWLKTQALLLGACIAGIAGAIYAFHTSYIEPQGTFSLDISIDVVLMSLVGGLGTWQGPVIGVPLMLVTAQVLRILAGELPFFGSTISPEFDRVVFGIILILVALLAPYGLMGLMRRVRRVRRVRRVRRVRGRRLTV from the coding sequence ATGAGTAGTGCTCTGCTTGAGCGAGTGGCGACCGGAGCACGTTGGCGGGCGTGGCTCTATCGCGGGCTGGGGGCGGCGGCGGCGCTGGGCTTGCTGGCGTTGCTCGGCGTCTTGATCCCTCTGGACTGGGTGACGACCCTGTCTTCGGTCTTTATGTACATCATGTTGGCAGAGGGCTGGAATATTCTGGGGGGCTACGCCGGCTATCTCAATTTCGGCATGGTGACCTTCTTTGGCGTCGGCGCCTATACCGCCGGCGTCCTCTGTACCCAGGACAATGTCCATCCTTTGCTGACCATTCCTCTGGCGGGAATCGGCGCTACGCTGGTGGCGCTGCTGGTGGGGGTACCAGCCCTGCGCTTGCGTGGCGTCTACTTCGCTATTCTGACCCTGGTCATCAGCTTTCTAACGCAGGTGCTGGTCACGAATCTCGGGATCACTGGCGGCGCCAGTGGGATCTATATGCCCTCTTTGCCGTTCGATTCCTTCACGAACGAACAAATATTCTATTATGCTTTTCTGGGTCTGATGGCGTTGACGGTGCTGCTGGCCTTCATCATCGAGCACTCACGCTTTGGCTATGCCCTGGTGGCTATTCGTGAGGATGAGGACCCGGCGGAGATCCTGGGGGTGCGTACAACCTGGCTGAAGACGCAGGCTCTGCTGTTGGGCGCCTGTATCGCTGGCATCGCGGGGGCGATCTATGCCTTTCATACGAGCTATATTGAGCCGCAAGGGACGTTCAGCCTGGATATTTCGATCGATGTGGTGCTGATGAGCCTGGTCGGGGGCCTGGGCACCTGGCAGGGGCCGGTCATCGGGGTGCCGCTGATGCTGGTGACGGCCCAGGTGCTGCGCATTCTGGCCGGCGAACTGCCATTTTTCGGGTCCACCATCTCACCGGAGTTTGACCGTGTGGTCTTTGGAATCATCCTGATTCTGGTGGCACTCCTGGCTCCCTATGGCCTCATGGGCCTGATGCGCCGGGTGCGCCGGGTGCGCCGGGTGCGCCGGGTGCGCCGGGTGCGCGGACGCCGCTTGACGGTCTAG
- a CDS encoding class I SAM-dependent methyltransferase — translation MASPDEQDNRAGTEAGAGSTYHIDTEQAAELARLMQQNRLAIEAMGGVFPEELTLPKEGRVLDLACGPGGWILEAAFLYPQADFIGVDISPSMIEYARAQAQARRLENASFLVMDVMKPLAFPDASFDVINGRLLSSFMLPMAWPELLKECWRLLKPGGVLCLTDTEGPLTNSEATERFFALSFQALKRAGQSFSPDGRHIGITPQLAPFLRQGGFEQVRLRASALDWSSEAPAHYSFFKDVMILLEVSRPFLIHLGLATKEELERLAQQALAEMQAGDFRGLAVAVTAWGRKPA, via the coding sequence ATGGCTTCCCCTGATGAGCAGGACAACAGGGCCGGGACAGAGGCCGGCGCAGGCTCAACCTATCATATTGATACCGAGCAGGCCGCCGAACTGGCGCGTCTCATGCAGCAGAATCGCCTGGCGATCGAGGCAATGGGAGGCGTCTTTCCCGAAGAGCTGACGCTTCCGAAGGAGGGGCGTGTCCTTGACCTGGCCTGTGGGCCAGGGGGCTGGATTCTGGAAGCGGCCTTTCTCTATCCCCAGGCCGACTTCATTGGCGTCGATATCAGCCCGAGCATGATCGAGTACGCGCGCGCCCAGGCCCAGGCGCGGCGTCTGGAAAACGCCAGCTTTCTGGTCATGGATGTCATGAAGCCGCTGGCGTTTCCCGACGCCTCCTTTGATGTCATCAATGGGCGCTTGCTGAGCAGCTTTATGCTGCCGATGGCCTGGCCCGAACTCCTCAAAGAGTGCTGGCGCCTGCTCAAGCCAGGCGGTGTGCTCTGTCTCACGGATACCGAGGGGCCGCTGACCAATAGCGAGGCGACCGAGCGCTTCTTTGCCTTAAGCTTTCAGGCTCTCAAGCGTGCTGGCCAGAGCTTTTCCCCGGATGGGCGCCATATTGGCATCACCCCGCAGCTGGCCCCCTTCCTGCGCCAGGGTGGCTTCGAGCAGGTGCGTCTGCGGGCCAGCGCCCTGGACTGGTCCAGCGAAGCGCCGGCCCACTACAGTTTCTTCAAGGACGTCATGATTTTGCTCGAGGTCTCGCGCCCCTTCCTGATTCACCTGGGCCTGGCCACCAAAGAAGAGCTGGAGCGACTGGCCCAGCAGGCTCTGGCCGAGATGCAGGCCGGAGATTTCCGCGGCCTGGCCGTGGCTGTGACCGCCTGGGGGCGCAAGCCGGCCTGA
- the iolB gene encoding 5-deoxy-glucuronate isomerase, producing the protein MGLLIRPRPGPALAEGPQERLVVTPSSAGWHYVAFTVYHLRAGQRLRGAAKGQESLVMILTGVGEAWLNGQALGEVGERLSVFDDRSPYALYLSVDGHYEIVCRSEEMEIAVAAAPATEQHLPARLIGPPAISLEIRGSGQTERRIRHILDTDQEAERLIVVEVITPGGNWSSFPPHKHDTENPPQESYLEETYYHHIQPADGFAIQRVYTDDGLDETMTVHDGELVLVPRGYHTVAAVPGCDLYYLNVMAGPRRAWQYQVDAAFRRLLPPSGSIMGTVRRPGASSAGR; encoded by the coding sequence ATGGGTTTGCTCATTCGTCCAAGGCCAGGGCCGGCCCTGGCCGAGGGGCCGCAGGAGAGGCTTGTGGTGACGCCGTCCTCGGCTGGCTGGCACTATGTAGCGTTCACGGTTTATCACCTACGTGCAGGCCAGCGGCTCAGGGGAGCGGCGAAAGGGCAGGAGAGCCTGGTGATGATTCTGACGGGTGTAGGCGAAGCCTGGCTGAATGGCCAGGCGCTGGGGGAAGTGGGCGAGCGCCTGAGCGTCTTCGACGACCGCTCTCCCTATGCCCTCTATCTCTCCGTCGATGGGCATTACGAGATCGTCTGTCGCTCCGAGGAAATGGAGATCGCCGTGGCCGCGGCGCCCGCGACCGAGCAGCATCTGCCAGCGCGCCTGATCGGGCCGCCCGCTATCAGTCTGGAGATTCGCGGCTCCGGCCAGACCGAGCGCCGCATCCGTCATATTCTGGACACCGACCAGGAGGCTGAGCGTCTGATCGTCGTCGAGGTGATCACTCCGGGCGGCAACTGGTCGTCATTTCCGCCGCACAAGCACGATACCGAGAATCCGCCGCAGGAGTCTTATCTTGAGGAGACCTACTATCACCATATCCAGCCCGCGGATGGTTTTGCCATTCAGCGTGTCTATACCGATGATGGGCTGGACGAAACCATGACGGTACACGATGGTGAGCTGGTGCTGGTGCCGCGCGGCTACCATACGGTGGCGGCAGTGCCGGGTTGCGACCTGTACTATCTGAACGTCATGGCCGGTCCGCGCCGGGCCTGGCAGTACCAGGTTGATGCCGCCTTCCGGCGCCTGCTGCCACCTTCCGGCTCGATTATGGGCACCGTACGACGCCCCGGCGCTTCGAGCGCGGGCCGCTGA